A window of Candidatus Xiphinematobacter sp. Idaho Grape contains these coding sequences:
- a CDS encoding glycosyltransferase family 4 protein has translation MRILHVESGLNSGGEEYRIADEVQWLNAAGHHAWIACNPDSELFQAGLTHGMCVLPLKMVSIFAPPSTWKLYGLVRKLKCDLVHTHSPIDAWIAVPLRLFGVPIVRSRHITNPVGRSFFRTFCYRYGCDHLLPTARVIRNALLQYNRIPSEKMTVIGEGVDIKRFHPNVDGNEFRLLWGATPQDILFGCVGMLRPEKGQGIFIKAAAIVRKYSPKARFVVVGDNVKQGSSMRVRCLEIVQREFGYNGWKPENSISLSRETPLILHGHAEDVAAATAALDVAVVPSLREAQSRTAPEAICLGKPVITSCVGGLPEVVSAGETGLLVPPGNVEALAEAMLKLAEDSPLRSKLARKAAMEGRERFSLDSRMQETVRVYNKVLAESCP, from the coding sequence ATGCGTATTTTGCACGTAGAGTCTGGGCTCAACTCCGGTGGGGAAGAGTATCGAATTGCTGATGAGGTGCAATGGTTAAATGCAGCTGGACATCATGCTTGGATAGCATGCAATCCGGATAGCGAACTTTTCCAAGCTGGACTTACCCATGGTATGTGCGTGCTACCACTAAAGATGGTGTCTATCTTTGCCCCTCCATCCACCTGGAAACTGTATGGACTGGTCCGTAAGCTTAAATGTGACTTAGTGCACACGCATAGTCCGATTGATGCTTGGATAGCTGTCCCCTTGCGGTTATTTGGCGTCCCGATAGTTCGAAGTCGTCACATTACTAACCCAGTGGGAAGGAGTTTTTTTAGGACGTTCTGCTACCGGTACGGATGTGATCATCTATTACCCACCGCAAGGGTAATTCGCAATGCCCTTTTGCAGTACAATCGGATTCCGTCAGAGAAGATGACCGTTATCGGAGAGGGAGTAGATATTAAGCGCTTTCATCCAAATGTAGATGGAAACGAGTTTCGTCTTCTTTGGGGAGCAACTCCGCAGGACATTTTATTTGGTTGTGTGGGCATGCTACGCCCTGAAAAGGGACAGGGTATCTTTATCAAGGCAGCTGCAATTGTTAGAAAGTATTCGCCGAAAGCCCGTTTTGTTGTTGTTGGGGACAACGTCAAACAGGGTTCTTCGATGCGAGTAAGGTGCCTAGAGATTGTGCAGAGGGAATTTGGCTATAATGGATGGAAACCAGAGAATTCAATATCCCTCTCTAGGGAAACCCCTCTAATTTTACATGGACACGCGGAGGATGTAGCAGCAGCAACTGCTGCCCTAGATGTTGCAGTGGTTCCCTCCCTGAGGGAGGCCCAATCTAGGACCGCGCCAGAGGCTATTTGTCTTGGAAAGCCGGTGATTACAAGTTGTGTTGGTGGCCTTCCAGAGGTAGTCAGCGCTGGGGAAACAGGATTACTGGTGCCTCCTGGCAATGTAGAGGCTCTAGCTGAGGCGATGCTCAAGTTGGCAGAGGATAGCCCGCTACGATCAAAGCTTGCAAGGAAGGCAGCAATGGAGGGCAGAGAGCGATTCTCACTCGATAGTCGAATGCAGGAAACCGTACGGGTTTATAATAAAGTACTAGCAGAAAGCTGCCCTTAA
- the pstA gene encoding phosphate ABC transporter permease PstA, translating to MSPINSLNCLVDASKAQKAKLRSSLSTFLSFVCIGLSLLTLVPLLSIVFLVLRNGILLLTPSLFTSLPPAAGLAGGGFGNAVIGTVIMVGLALIIAAPVGVLAAIYINEYDRSSRFSCTVRFVAKLLTGIPSIICGVFVFSILVIHIGFSAMAGSVALAILILPTILLTSEQALLGVPYSLREASTGLGATIFQTTWCVVLPEALPAMTTGLMLAIARAAGETAPVLFTALFNPYWPKSLGYPTASLSVLIYNFSNIPYDHQVRLAWAASLVLVGIVTITSVTAQLLVRKK from the coding sequence ATGAGTCCCATAAACTCCCTGAATTGTCTGGTGGATGCATCCAAGGCACAGAAGGCAAAATTGCGTTCCTCTCTCAGCACTTTTTTAAGTTTCGTTTGCATTGGCCTTTCGCTTCTCACGCTTGTTCCTCTATTATCAATCGTCTTTCTCGTACTCAGGAACGGCATCCTGCTTCTAACACCCTCTCTTTTTACCAGTCTTCCACCTGCGGCGGGACTAGCGGGAGGTGGATTCGGAAATGCTGTCATTGGCACCGTTATCATGGTAGGCCTTGCCTTAATCATTGCAGCCCCAGTTGGTGTTCTTGCCGCAATTTATATCAATGAATACGACCGTAGCTCCAGATTTTCCTGCACAGTGCGTTTTGTAGCTAAGCTGTTAACTGGTATTCCATCCATTATTTGCGGAGTCTTTGTCTTTTCCATCCTGGTTATCCACATAGGATTTTCTGCCATGGCAGGTAGCGTCGCCCTTGCCATACTTATTCTTCCCACCATCCTTCTTACCTCTGAACAGGCCTTGTTGGGAGTACCCTATTCTCTGCGGGAAGCTTCCACTGGATTAGGTGCCACTATATTCCAAACTACCTGGTGTGTAGTGCTTCCTGAAGCTTTGCCTGCTATGACGACCGGTCTTATGCTGGCAATTGCTCGTGCTGCAGGGGAAACAGCTCCAGTACTTTTTACAGCGCTCTTTAACCCTTACTGGCCTAAGTCTCTTGGATATCCTACTGCCTCCCTCTCAGTACTTATTTACAACTTTTCCAACATCCCATATGATCACCAAGTAAGGCTAGCATGGGCCGCTTCGTTGGTATTGGTAGGTATCGTTACCATCACCAGCGTCACCGCGCAGCTTCTCGTTAGAAAAAAGTGA
- the pnp gene encoding polyribonucleotide nucleotidyltransferase, with protein MYSVTRQIGERAITIETGKMAKLSDGAVTVRCGETIVLASAVSSATLKEGQDFFPLTVDYREKAAAAGKFPGGYFKREGRPTEKETLTSRMTDRPLRPLFPKGYFYDTQIISLLLSADGENDPDILSINGASAALAVSDIPFAGPVGAVRIGYICGEFIVNPTHTQRAQSDLDLVYVGDGKNVIMIEGTAGEFPESKLIAALPIARRYVATLVDAQRELQRLAGRVKRTVPLLTVCTSLSETVHQVAGNRVETVLYIQDKRAREKAIGALKEEVRAAALAKYPQATPFDLAQAFDLLQKRAFRIGILDRQQRCDGRGLHQLRPIISEVGLVPRAHGSALFQRGETQAVALATLGAIDEAQMIDAYGGGEGSKRFILHYNFPPFSVGETGRLGGSSRREIGHGALAERSIAPVVPIEDEFPYAIRISSEVMESNGSTSMASVCSGTLALMDAGVPIKRPVAGISIGLVAEFADDGSLARHATFTDIIGLEDHFGDMDFKLCGTSVGVTGFQLDLKIPGIGHEILAEAIAKATEARVHILQQMVATISAPRAELNPYAPRIETICIPSEKIGLLIGPGGKTIRGIVAESGAEINIEDDGSVRIYSSNRESLQRAKEIIQGMVREVAVGEIYQGAVVSIKEFGAFVEILPGKDGLVHISELADSHVRRVEDVLSIGDSIWVQCIGIDEKGRVKLSRRAAMKRRSVESVLSPKE; from the coding sequence TTGTACTCTGTAACTCGTCAAATAGGGGAGAGAGCAATCACCATTGAAACAGGGAAAATGGCGAAGCTTTCCGATGGTGCTGTTACCGTCCGCTGTGGGGAGACCATCGTTCTCGCCTCTGCGGTTTCGTCGGCAACCCTCAAGGAAGGGCAGGATTTTTTTCCTCTCACCGTAGATTACCGTGAAAAGGCGGCCGCAGCTGGCAAGTTCCCTGGAGGGTATTTCAAAAGGGAGGGGCGCCCTACTGAAAAGGAGACACTGACCTCCAGGATGACTGATCGCCCTCTCCGCCCCCTTTTTCCGAAAGGGTATTTTTATGACACACAAATCATCAGTCTTCTGTTGAGTGCTGATGGGGAGAATGATCCTGATATTCTCAGCATCAATGGTGCCTCTGCCGCGCTTGCTGTTTCTGACATTCCATTTGCCGGGCCGGTGGGTGCTGTGCGTATAGGGTATATCTGTGGGGAGTTTATTGTGAATCCTACTCACACACAGCGCGCTCAGAGTGATCTCGACCTCGTTTATGTAGGAGATGGAAAGAATGTCATTATGATCGAAGGTACCGCGGGGGAGTTTCCCGAATCTAAACTGATTGCAGCACTTCCCATTGCCCGCAGGTATGTTGCCACTCTAGTCGATGCTCAGAGAGAGCTTCAGCGCCTTGCCGGAAGAGTTAAACGCACGGTACCTCTACTCACTGTATGTACTTCTCTGTCGGAGACCGTCCATCAAGTGGCAGGGAATCGTGTCGAGACGGTCCTCTACATCCAAGACAAGCGGGCTAGGGAAAAGGCCATAGGAGCCTTAAAGGAGGAGGTGAGAGCCGCTGCGCTTGCGAAATATCCGCAGGCAACTCCTTTTGACCTTGCTCAGGCATTTGACCTCCTCCAAAAGAGGGCGTTTCGCATCGGCATCCTAGACCGCCAGCAGCGCTGCGATGGACGTGGGCTCCATCAGCTGCGCCCCATTATCTCCGAAGTAGGGTTGGTCCCGCGAGCTCACGGTTCGGCGCTGTTTCAACGTGGTGAAACTCAGGCCGTTGCTCTAGCAACTCTTGGTGCCATTGATGAGGCTCAGATGATTGATGCCTATGGTGGGGGGGAAGGAAGCAAGCGGTTTATTCTTCACTATAATTTTCCACCATTTAGCGTCGGAGAGACTGGCCGGCTAGGCGGAAGCAGCAGACGGGAAATTGGGCATGGGGCTCTTGCCGAGCGTTCCATTGCACCTGTTGTTCCTATTGAGGACGAATTCCCCTATGCCATCCGCATTAGTAGCGAAGTAATGGAGTCCAACGGTTCCACGTCGATGGCTTCTGTCTGTAGCGGAACTCTCGCTCTCATGGATGCAGGAGTCCCGATTAAGCGGCCTGTAGCTGGCATCTCTATTGGCCTTGTCGCTGAGTTTGCAGATGACGGGTCTCTAGCTCGTCACGCTACCTTTACCGACATTATCGGCTTGGAAGACCATTTTGGAGATATGGATTTCAAGCTCTGTGGCACCTCTGTGGGAGTAACTGGATTCCAGCTCGACCTCAAGATACCTGGGATTGGTCATGAAATCCTGGCTGAAGCCATTGCTAAGGCTACAGAAGCCAGAGTGCATATTCTTCAGCAAATGGTTGCAACTATTTCTGCACCTCGTGCAGAGCTCAACCCTTATGCTCCTCGCATTGAAACCATTTGCATCCCTAGTGAAAAGATTGGACTTCTAATTGGCCCTGGTGGGAAAACTATCCGAGGCATCGTTGCTGAGAGCGGAGCAGAGATTAATATTGAAGATGACGGCTCTGTCCGCATCTACTCTAGTAACAGAGAGAGCCTTCAACGAGCCAAGGAAATCATTCAAGGTATGGTCAGAGAGGTCGCGGTAGGTGAGATTTATCAGGGTGCTGTGGTATCTATCAAGGAATTTGGCGCCTTCGTCGAGATTCTTCCAGGAAAAGATGGGTTGGTGCATATTTCCGAACTTGCTGACTCACACGTAAGAAGGGTAGAGGACGTGCTTTCTATTGGAGATAGTATCTGGGTACAGTGTATTGGGATTGACGAAAAAGGGCGCGTGAAACTCAGCCGGAGAGCAGCTATGAAAAGGCGTAGCGTTGAGTCCGTTCTGTCTCCAAAAGAATAG
- the pstC gene encoding phosphate ABC transporter permease subunit PstC, whose protein sequence is MKEKRKGGRLSWPDWLHVLCWTAAAATVALLAWIVLEIFSQALPSIRKFGLQFFIHVSWDPNTNRFGVLPFLVGTTMSSVLALLIALPLGVAIAIFLSEDFLPSVFRQSIRFVIELLAAIPSVVYGLWGIAVVIPIVRRGGNWLSSSLGFIPLFQGPVFGNSMLAASLILALMVLPTITAISRTALVDVPKTLREGAYALGATRWEAILGVILPTATPGIVAATILALGRAMGETMAVAMLIGNSTRLTFSLLAPAGTLASLLANQFAEAEGLQVSSLMHAALLLMLLTLLVNATGEIILRRTQRTTVKIRQR, encoded by the coding sequence ATGAAGGAGAAGAGAAAAGGGGGAAGATTGTCTTGGCCAGACTGGTTACACGTCCTCTGTTGGACAGCTGCAGCAGCTACTGTTGCACTCTTGGCATGGATCGTCCTAGAAATTTTTAGCCAAGCACTTCCTTCCATCAGAAAATTTGGACTGCAGTTTTTTATCCACGTTTCTTGGGATCCCAACACAAACCGTTTTGGAGTGCTTCCTTTTCTGGTTGGCACTACAATGAGTTCTGTCCTTGCACTCCTTATTGCCTTGCCTCTTGGGGTGGCAATTGCAATCTTTTTAAGCGAGGACTTCCTCCCTTCCGTATTTCGCCAATCCATCCGTTTTGTAATAGAGCTTCTTGCTGCCATTCCTAGCGTGGTTTATGGGCTTTGGGGTATTGCTGTGGTGATTCCAATTGTCCGAAGAGGCGGCAATTGGCTGTCCAGCTCCCTAGGATTTATTCCTCTGTTCCAGGGACCTGTTTTTGGCAACAGCATGCTGGCTGCAAGTTTGATCTTGGCCCTCATGGTGCTGCCTACCATCACTGCCATTTCTCGTACTGCTCTGGTTGACGTGCCTAAAACTTTGAGAGAAGGAGCATATGCACTCGGAGCAACCCGTTGGGAAGCAATTCTCGGTGTTATTTTGCCAACTGCAACCCCTGGCATCGTTGCTGCAACCATACTCGCCCTTGGTCGGGCCATGGGGGAGACAATGGCCGTAGCCATGCTTATTGGGAATAGTACACGGTTGACGTTTTCTCTTTTAGCTCCAGCTGGAACTCTGGCTAGCCTGTTAGCCAATCAATTTGCTGAGGCGGAAGGACTACAAGTTTCCTCTCTGATGCATGCCGCACTTTTACTGATGTTGCTTACTCTTTTGGTGAACGCCACAGGAGAAATCATCCTTAGACGCACTCAGCGTACTACAGTAAAAATCCGCCAACGATGA
- the pstB gene encoding phosphate ABC transporter ATP-binding protein PstB, with amino-acid sequence MDLLSVQNFSFYYGSKKALHGISMEIPEREVTAFIGPSGCGKSTLLRNFNRMNELIEGVHHEGDITLMGRSIYGPQIEVIALRRRIGMVFQKSNPFPKSIYENIVYSLRIAGQSKKNLLDQTVERSLRDAALWEEVKDRLHESALGLSGGQMQRLCIARAIANQPEVLLMDEPCSALDPIATAKVEELIQRLKQKLTVVIVTHNMQQATRCSDRTAFFYLGYLVEYDTTTKVFSNPGKKQTEDYITGRFG; translated from the coding sequence ATGGACCTACTTTCGGTTCAAAATTTCAGCTTCTACTACGGTTCTAAGAAAGCGCTTCATGGTATTTCCATGGAGATCCCTGAAAGGGAGGTAACCGCCTTTATTGGCCCTTCAGGATGTGGCAAGTCAACTCTCTTACGCAACTTCAATCGCATGAATGAGTTAATTGAAGGGGTACACCATGAGGGTGATATCACCTTGATGGGGAGAAGTATCTACGGCCCACAGATAGAGGTCATCGCATTACGGAGGAGAATTGGTATGGTCTTTCAAAAATCAAATCCCTTTCCCAAGTCTATTTACGAAAATATCGTATACAGCCTCCGGATTGCCGGACAAAGTAAGAAGAACCTCCTGGATCAAACTGTGGAGCGGAGCCTACGAGATGCCGCCCTTTGGGAAGAAGTCAAAGACCGCCTTCACGAAAGTGCGCTAGGGCTTTCAGGGGGTCAAATGCAGCGCCTCTGCATTGCCCGTGCCATCGCAAATCAACCCGAGGTGCTTCTCATGGATGAGCCCTGTTCAGCCCTTGATCCCATCGCTACTGCTAAGGTTGAAGAACTCATCCAGAGACTTAAACAAAAACTCACTGTCGTTATAGTTACCCATAACATGCAGCAAGCCACACGTTGTTCTGACCGAACCGCTTTCTTCTATCTCGGGTATCTCGTCGAGTACGATACTACCACAAAAGTCTTTTCTAATCCTGGAAAGAAACAAACAGAAGATTACATTACGGGGCGTTTTGGCTAA
- a CDS encoding ABC transporter ATP-binding protein — protein sequence MSAVQVEAVKLCQSFRVGEECVEVLNGVDLQISCGETVFICGTSGVGKTTLLYALAGLERPESGQVLFEGVSLYEVSHVRLAKLRNSRMGFVFQSYFLLPELTVLENTLLPAMILSNRPTSRAQELLDQVGLGKRGHHLPAELSGGEQQRVAIARALINKPIIVFADEPTGNLDLRTGKTIIDLLLNLVHQEDLTLVVVTHDPHLTRRGDRWVRLKTG from the coding sequence GTGTCCGCAGTACAGGTAGAGGCAGTTAAGCTTTGTCAGTCCTTCCGGGTAGGAGAAGAATGCGTGGAAGTCCTTAACGGTGTCGATCTGCAAATTTCCTGTGGGGAGACTGTGTTTATTTGCGGTACCTCGGGTGTTGGTAAAACAACCCTACTTTACGCCTTAGCAGGGTTAGAGCGGCCTGAATCGGGTCAGGTTCTCTTTGAGGGTGTGTCTCTTTATGAGGTGAGCCATGTTCGGCTTGCTAAGTTGAGAAACTCTAGAATGGGATTCGTATTTCAATCCTATTTCCTCCTTCCTGAATTAACTGTCCTAGAAAATACACTCTTGCCGGCCATGATCCTCAGTAATCGGCCCACCAGCCGCGCTCAAGAGCTTTTAGATCAGGTAGGCCTAGGGAAGCGTGGGCATCATCTGCCTGCAGAATTAAGTGGTGGGGAGCAACAACGTGTTGCGATTGCTAGAGCTCTCATCAACAAGCCTATCATTGTATTTGCGGATGAACCCACGGGAAATTTGGACTTACGCACTGGAAAGACAATCATTGATCTCCTTCTAAACCTAGTACACCAAGAAGATCTGACTCTTGTGGTGGTTACTCATGATCCACACCTTACTCGACGTGGAGATCGATGGGTAAGGTTGAAAACGGGGTAA
- the pstS gene encoding phosphate ABC transporter substrate-binding protein PstS codes for MKFFLLIPIWIATLFLVMAAFSSTEKQIFLQGIGASFPSPLYQRWIAEFRKIRPDIEVNYQAIGSGAGIKGLKRNVVDFAASDVIAPEESVAIPKGIVTIPAIGGSIVLGYNLPGITSLKLSRKAYTDIFLGKITCWNDPNIASINREVVLPNLPVLVVTRSDGSGTTFAFTRHLSAISQDFKKAIGANKSVAWPIGVAGKGNDGVTTLIKQIPGAIGYMEYSYAVSSKVTFPKLQNKSGNFVRATPASGYAALSSVSSSEDSPTDPDGREDYPIVTFSWLLLHRSYEDTEKGRALKAFVGYALTTGQSFATQLGYVPLSSLMVKKTQEKLISINKPRSVTE; via the coding sequence ATGAAGTTCTTTCTACTTATCCCCATCTGGATAGCTACATTATTTCTAGTTATGGCCGCCTTCTCAAGTACGGAAAAACAGATTTTCCTACAAGGAATAGGAGCTTCTTTTCCCTCCCCTCTTTATCAACGCTGGATCGCCGAGTTTAGGAAGATACGCCCTGACATTGAAGTAAACTACCAAGCGATTGGAAGCGGTGCAGGCATTAAAGGTTTAAAAAGGAATGTTGTAGACTTTGCTGCAAGCGATGTTATAGCCCCTGAGGAGAGTGTAGCCATCCCAAAGGGTATTGTAACAATCCCGGCTATTGGAGGGTCAATTGTCTTAGGCTATAACCTTCCTGGTATTACCTCCCTCAAGCTTTCTCGCAAAGCTTACACTGATATTTTTCTTGGAAAAATTACCTGCTGGAATGATCCTAATATCGCCTCCATAAACCGTGAAGTAGTACTTCCAAATCTTCCTGTCCTCGTCGTAACGCGTTCGGATGGAAGTGGGACCACCTTCGCGTTTACCCGCCATCTCTCTGCAATCAGCCAAGATTTTAAGAAAGCTATTGGTGCCAACAAATCTGTAGCTTGGCCTATTGGTGTAGCTGGAAAGGGAAATGACGGGGTTACCACACTTATTAAACAAATCCCCGGTGCCATTGGTTACATGGAATATAGCTACGCTGTCAGCAGCAAGGTCACGTTCCCCAAACTACAAAACAAGTCCGGAAACTTCGTAAGAGCCACGCCAGCAAGTGGCTACGCTGCTTTATCCTCCGTCTCCTCATCTGAGGATTCCCCCACAGATCCGGATGGAAGGGAGGACTATCCCATTGTCACCTTCAGTTGGCTCCTTCTGCATAGAAGCTATGAGGACACTGAGAAGGGCAGGGCTCTTAAGGCCTTTGTAGGTTATGCTCTAACCACTGGTCAATCATTTGCTACGCAACTTGGCTACGTTCCCCTTTCATCCCTAATGGTAAAGAAAACTCAAGAGAAGCTGATAAGTATAAATAAACCTCGATCTGTAACAGAATAG
- the rpsO gene encoding 30S ribosomal protein S15, with the protein MKKRVMLRADGPGIEGQLRLHQRDTGSADVQVALLTSRINRLTEHLRGHRKDHSCRRGLVKLVSNRRRLLDYLRLRGVTFERYQNAREKLQLRK; encoded by the coding sequence ATGAAGAAACGAGTTATGCTTAGGGCGGATGGTCCTGGGATAGAGGGGCAGCTGCGCCTACACCAGCGAGATACCGGCAGCGCAGACGTACAGGTAGCCCTCCTCACGAGCCGGATTAACCGGCTAACGGAGCATCTCAGGGGGCATAGGAAGGATCACTCCTGTCGGAGGGGTCTTGTCAAGCTCGTGTCTAACCGGCGCCGTTTGCTGGATTACTTAAGATTAAGAGGTGTCACCTTTGAACGTTATCAAAACGCCAGGGAGAAGCTCCAACTTCGAAAATAG
- a CDS encoding secondary thiamine-phosphate synthase enzyme YjbQ yields the protein MKVLHQFITVSTRGKRTYEITQAIQGVVRQSLVRTGVVTVFIRHTSASLVTYENVDPTAREDLHAYFERAVPEGDPNLVHTTEGSDDSTGHLRAALTRTSETFPIVCGSLTLGTWQGIFVFEHRKTAHSRVVDITAIGI from the coding sequence ATGAAAGTTCTTCATCAATTTATCACTGTCTCTACTCGTGGGAAGAGGACTTATGAGATTACCCAAGCAATTCAAGGAGTCGTACGGCAATCACTAGTTCGGACAGGGGTAGTGACAGTATTTATTCGGCATACAAGTGCTAGCCTAGTAACTTATGAGAATGTTGATCCCACTGCCCGCGAAGACTTGCACGCCTATTTTGAGCGCGCGGTACCGGAGGGAGATCCGAATTTGGTACATACAACAGAAGGGTCAGATGATTCCACTGGTCATTTACGCGCAGCACTTACCCGCACAAGCGAAACTTTTCCCATCGTCTGTGGCAGTCTCACTCTGGGAACATGGCAGGGGATATTTGTCTTTGAACATCGTAAAACTGCTCACTCCAGAGTGGTAGATATAACTGCTATAGGAATCTAG